aggaaaaagagcTAAATTGGAAAACTTCtttacacttttaaatttttctgttccagaaaatGAGATTCTGAGTACAAGTTTTAACTTTTCCCAGTTGTTCCATTCAGATTGGCCTAAATCACCAGCTATGAACATAGATTTTGTACGTTTAAGTGAGGCTATAATAACTAGTCTCCATGAATTTGGATTTTTGGAGCAGGAACAGATCTCAGAAGCTCTGAACACAGTCTACGCTATCAGGAATGCATCTGATCTTTTCTCAGCCCTTTCTGAACCACAAAAACAAGAAGTTGATAAAATTTTGACTCACATACACCTAAATGTCTTCCAGGACAAGGATTCAGCTTTACTTCTGcaaatttattcttcattttaccgatatatttatgaattattgAATATTCAGAGTAGAGGCTCTTCGTTGACTTTCCTTACACAAATCTCAAAACACATTTTGGATAtcataaaacaatttaatttccAAAACATCAGTAaagcatttgcatttttatttaagacAGCAGAGGTTCTTGGGGGAATTTCTAATGTATCTTACTGTCAGCaattgctttcaatttttaactttttggagcTTCAGGCCCAATCCTTCATGTCTACAGAGGGCCAAGAACTGGAAGTGATCCACACTACTTTGACAGGCCTCAAACAGCTGCTCATAATTGATGAAGATTTTcgtatttctttatttcaatatatGAGCCAATTCTTCAACAGTTCAGTAGAAGACCTATTGGATAATAAATGCTTGATTTCGGACAATAAACACATTTCTTCCGTAAATTATTCAACAAGTGAGGagtcttcatttgtttttccattgGCACAAATTTTTTCAAACCTCTCAGCAAATGTCAGTGTGTTCAACAAGTTTATGTCCATTCACTGTACCGTTTCATGGCTTCAAATGTGGACTGAAATCTGGGAAACCATATCTCAATTATTTAAGTTTGACATGAATGTTTTCACATCTCTTCATCATGGTTTCACTCAGCTTTTGGATGAATTGGAAGATGATGTGAAAGTCTCTAAAAGCTGCCAGGGTATACTTCCCACCCATAATGTTGCTAGACTCatattaaatttgtttaaaaatgtaactcaAGCCAATGACTTCCATAATTGGGAGGACTTCCTGGATCTCAGGGATTTTTTGGTAGCTTTAGGTAATGCATTAGTTTCAGTAAAAAAACTTAACTTGGAGCAAGTGGAGAAATCCCTTTTCACCATGGAAGCTGCCCTGCATCAGTTGAAGACATTTCCATTCAACGAAAGTACAAGCAGAGAGTTTTTAAATTCTCTGCTTGAAGTTTTCATTGAGTTTAGCAGTACCTCAGAATATATAGTCAGAAATCTAGATTCAATAAATGACTTTCTTTCAAATAATCTCACAAATTAtggagaaaaatttgaaaatatcatcACTGAGCTAAGAGAAGCAATAGTATTTCTTAGAAATGTATCACATGATCGAGATTTGTTTTCCTGTGctgatattttccaaaatgttactGAGTGTATTTTAGAAGAtggctttttatatgtaaatacctCACAGAGGATGTTACGTATTCTAGACACGTTAAATTCCACATTTTCCTCTGAGAACACAATTAGCAGTCTGAAAGGATGCATTGTATGGTTAGATGTCATAAACCATTTGTATTTGTTGTCTAACTCCAGTTTTTCACAAGgtcatcttcaaaatattttgggGAATTTCAgagatatagaaaacaaaatgaactctatattaaaaattgtaacttgggtgttaaatataaaaaaaccTCTTTGTTCATCAAATGGCTCACATATAAATTGTGTCAATATTTACTTGAAAGATGTAACTGACTTTCTAAATATTGTACTTACTACAGTctttgaaaaagagaagaaacctaAATTTGAGATTTTATTAGCTCTTTTAAATGATTCCACAAAGCAAGTAAGGATGAGTATCAACAACTTAACAACAGACTTTGATTTTGCATCTCAGTCCAATTGGAGatattttactgaattaattcTAAGACCAATAGAAATGTCAGATGAAATTCCTAATCAGTTTCAAAATATTTGGCTTCATTTAATAACACTGGGGAAGGAATTTCAGAAGCTTGTAAAAGGTATTTACTTTAACATCCTGGAAAATAATTCCTCTTCTAAAACTGAAAACTTGTTAAACATATTTGCCACCAGTCCAAAAGAAAAGGATGTAAACAGTGTAGGCAATTCCATTTATCACTTAGCTAGTTACCTTGCCTTCAGCTTATCTCATGACCTCCAAAATtcaccaaaaataataatttcacctGAAATAATGAAAGCTACAGGTCTTGGTATTCAACTGATAAGGGATGTGTTCAACTCCTTAATGCCTGTAGTTCATCACACTAGTCCACAAAATGCAGGTTATATGCAAGCTTTGAAGAAGGTAACTTCTGTCATGCGTACCCTTAAGAAGGCAGACATAGACCTTTTAGTGGATCAGCTTGAACAAGTTAGTGTAAACCTAATGGATTTCTTTAAGAATATCAGTAGTGTGGGAACTGGCAATTTAGTGGTCAATTTGCTTGTTGGCTTGATGGAAAAATTTGCAGACAGCTCACATTCTTGGAATGTTAATCATCTGCTGCAGCTCTCACGCCTGTTTCCTAAAGATGTTGTGGATGCTGTGATAGATGTGTACTATGTGCTTCCTCATGCTGTAAGGCTCCTGCAGGGAGTACCTGGTAAAAACATCACTGAAGGCCTCAAGGATGTCTACAGCTTCACACTCCTTCATGGCATAACCATTTCAAATATCACCAAGGAAGACTTCGCAATTGTGATAAAAATTCTTTTGGATACAATTGAATTAGTATCAGATAAGCCAGATATTATTTCAGAGGCTTTAGCTTGTTTTCCTGTGGTTTGGTGCTGGAATCACACAAATTCTGGATTTCGGCAGAATTCAAAGATAGACCCCTGCAATGTCCATGGGCTCATGTCTTCTTCCTTTTATGGCAAAGTGGCCAGTATACTTGATCATTTCCACCTGTCTCCCCAAGGTGAAGATTCACCATGTTCAAATGAAAGCTCCCGAATGGAAATAACTAGGAAAGTGGTCTGCATAATTCATGAATTAGTGGACTGGAATTCTATTCTTCTGGAGCTCTCTGAAGTCTTCCATGTTAACATTTCTCTTGTGAAAACTGTGCAGAAATTTTGGCATAAGATATTACCGTTTGTCCCACCTTCAATAAATCAAACTAGGGATAGCATCTCTGAACTCTGTCCTAGTGGTTCCATAAAGCAAGTTGCTTTGCAAATcatagaaaaacttaaaaatgtcaACTTTACAAAAGTTACATCAGGTGAAAATATTCTTGACAAACTAAGTAGTTTAAACAAGATCCTTAACATtaatgaagacacagagacatctgttcaaaatattatttcctcaaatttggAAAGGACAGTACAATTGATTTCTGAAGACTGGAGCCTAGAAAAAAGTACGCATAATCTACTCTCTTTATTCATGATGCTCCAGAATGCAAATGTCACAGGTAGCAGTTTAGAAGCATTATCAAGTTTTATTGAAAAAAGTGAAACACCTTACAACTTTGAAGAACTATGGCCCAAGTTTCAACAAATCATGAAAGACCTAACCCAAGATTTTAGAATCAGACACCTGCTTTCTGAAATGAACAAAGGAATCAAAAGTATAAATTCAATGGCTCTTCAAAAGATAACTTTGCAGTTTGCCCATTTCCTGGAAATCCTGGATTCACCGTCATTGAAGACATTAGAAATTATTGAAGATTTTCTATTGGTCACAAAAAACTGGCTTCAGGAATATGCAAATGAGGATTACTCCAGAATGATAGAAACATTATTCATTCCTGTGACCAATGAGAGTTCAACTGAAGATATAGCTTTGTTAGCCAAAGCTATTGCTACTTTTTGgggctctttaaaaaatatatctagaGCAGGCAATTTTGATGTTGCCTTTCTTACCCATCTGCTAAATCAAGAACAGCTGACTAATTTCTCAGTTGTTCAGCTGCTTTTTGAAAACATCCTAATTAATTTGATCAATAACTTAGCTGGGAATTCTCAGGAAGCAGCTTGGAACTTAAATGATACTGACCTTCAAATAATGAATTTCATTAACCTTATCTTGAACCATATGCAGTCAGAAACTAGTAGGAAAACAGTTCTCTCTCTGAGAAGCATAGTAGATTTCACAGAACAGTTTTTGAAAacattcttctccctttttctaaaggaagattctgagaacaAAATATCTCTTCTGCTGAAATATTTCCACAAAGATGTTATTGCAGAGATGAGGTGAGTATACTTTTGCTTTGTGTCATATATGCAGTTGCGATATATCTCAAACTACTTTATTTTCTGGAGTATAGACATGTCAAAAACAGTATTTGTATCTAATACCTTTGAAAGATCTTTGATGTAAATttgtcttaataaatattttatcaaaatgtcAAGGTAAAAGAATTTTGATTACTGTCATCTAGTAAAATATAAACCCAGCCCAGGGTAATTAATCACGTATTATTCTTACATTTTTAGATTATGAAAACAATTATGAATTCTATTTTATATGGATCTGAAAAATTAGTTTTCATAGCTGTACATGCATATACAGGATTGACATAATTTGAATTGCTATACTAACTGTCTAATCACCAACTAGGGGCTTAAGTATTCTCAACCCAATGAATCTACTGTGGTATTTGCATTTAGAGACATAAAAATTGATAATCACATTATCTTCTTttcatatatctttaaaaatctcGTTTGAAGTTTGCCAGTGAAAAGGCTGGAGGGAAATTCCAATTTATTCCATGATGTCTGCTTTAGTCAAGTTTCAAGCAGAGTAACAAAAATCATCAAAGGATTTAATCCAAGGAAATCAGCTTACACAATTTTGGGGGCTGGCTGAGTAAGTCTGCAATCAGTAGGGCTGACTGTCAGGAAGGGAGGCCCACAGTAGGCAGGGGCGCCCACAGCAGGCAGGGGCGCTGCGGGCATGAGTGAAAGCTCCTTGTCCACAGTGGTCAGGAAGGAAGACCAGGGGAAGGGAGAGCCACTGACTATGAATACCCAGCAGTGGTTTTGTGCCTCTAAGTTACAGAGGTTCTATGCCCTCTTTCAGAGTTTTCCTGGCCCACTCAGGACAGTATCCCTTCTGACTAATTTAAAGTTAACTGATCAGGGATTTTAACTCcatctgcaaaatctctttaTAGCAACACCTAGGTTAGTGTTCGATTGAATAGCTGGGAGAAGATGTACTTATATTACAAAATGGCTATAACTCCCATCTATCCTAGAACTCTCATGAGAGAATCTCCCCTGTAGCCCACCCAGATGAGAAACATACAAGAAAGGGGCTTCTTCAGCTATTGTTTAGCCTAGTCATGTTGATACATCTGTCTGAGCAATTTGCTAGTACTTCTAAagctcagaaaaatataaatatgctaaCCACTTTTCAGACACTTATCTCTTACATCAAGAATCACATTGTagtcattttactttctttcctaAGTAAAAGCCCTTTTAACCTTTTTCATAAGCAAAAGTTTGTGGCTTTTTAAGTTGCTAGGTTTAAAGAACTGTAACAGAATTTGTTCATGAAATTCCTCACTCTTTTCATTATTTGGCAACAAAATATTGAGTttcatctgaaattattttagcaTGTCATCTTTTGCTCAGTATTATCTTCCCATGATgctattataaaacaaataaaataatataaatcactATGTATCTTAATATTTCCACtgttaatgtattaaaaattaaattaaaagtatatatatatatatatttacagttttgtcccaaaagataaaattctagaaattctGAAACTGGATCAATTTCTTACCCTGATGATACAAGACAgattgatgaacattttttcaagtTTAAAGGAGACTATATATCACCTAATGAAAAGTTCATTTATATTAGACAATGGagaattttattttgatactCATCAAGGACTGAAGTTCATGCAAGATTTATTTAATGCCCTTCTCAGGGAAACTTCAATGAAAAATAAGACTGAAAATAATATAGACTTTTTCACAGTGGTGAGTCAGTTGTTTTTCCATGTGAATAAGTCTGAGGACCTCTTCAAACTCAATCAAGATCTTGGGTCAGCTCTTCACCTTGTAAGAGAATGTTCAACAGAGATGGCAAGACTTCTGGATACAATTTTACACTCTCCTAATAAGGACTTCTATGCTTTGTATCCTACCCTCCAAGAAGTTATACTTGCTAATCTAAcggatttgcttttctttataaataattcaTTCCCTCTAAGAAACAGAGCAACATTAGAAATTACTAAGAGATTAGTTGGTGCTATTTCAAGAGCAAGTGAAGAAAGTCACGTCCTGAAACCCCTCTTAGAAATGTCTGGGACTCTGGTCATGCTGTTGAATGACAGTGCTGACCTGAGAGATCTTGCCACATCAATGGACTCCATTGTGAAACTTCTTAAGCTGGTCAAGAAAGTTTCGGGGAAGATGTCCAcagtttttaaaactcattttatcTCCAATACCAAGGACAGTGTGAAATTCTTTGACACTCTGTATTCCATCATGCAACAAAGTGTTCAAAATCTTGTGAAAGAaatagctactttaaaaaaaatagatcatttcacatttgaaaagataaatgatttGTTGGTGCCATTTCTTGACTTGGCCTTTGAAATGATTGGGGTAGAACCTTATATATCATCAAACTCTGATATTTTCAGTATGTCACCTAGCATACTCTCATATATGAACCAATCTAAGGACTTTTCTGATATTTTGGAAGAAATTGCTGAATTTTTAACATCTGTGAAAATGAACTTGGAAGATATGAGGAGTCTTGCGGTAGCATTTAACAATGAGACTCAAACATTTTCTATGGATTCTGTCAACTTACGGGAAGAAATTCTGGGTTGCTTAGTTCCTATAAATAACATCACCAACCAAATGGACTTCTTATACCCTAATCCAATTTCCACTCATAGTGGCCCTCAAgatataaaatgggaaataattcATGAAGTGATCCCTTTTTTGGATAAAATATTATCACAAAACAGCACAGAAATAGGATCTTTCTTGAAAATGGTGATCTGTCTCACCTTAGAAGCTCTTTGGAAAAACTTAAAGAAAGataattggaatgtttctaaTGTGTTGATGACATTTACTCAGCATCCAAATAACCTTTTGAAAACCATAGAAACAGTTTTAGAGGCCTCCAGTGGAATTAAAAGTGACTATGAAGGTGATTtgaataaaagtttatattttgacACACCTTTGAGTCAGAATATAACTCATCATCAACTTGAAAAAGCAATCCATAATGTTTTAAGTAGAATAGCTCTCTGGAGGAAAGGACTTCTGTTTAACAACTCTGAATGGATAACTTCCACAAGAACTTTGTTTCAGCCACTTTTTGAGATTTTCATTAAAGCAACCACCGGAAAGAATGTCacatcagaaaaagaagagagaaccaAGAAAGAGATGATTGACTTTCCTTATAGTTTCAAACCATTTTTCTGTTTGGAGAAATACCTGGGAGGATTATTTGTATTGACTAAATACTGGCAACAAATCCCACTAACAGATCAAAGGTAATTAAAAAGCTgaattcactttgtttttttctctaccGCAGTAGCTATAAAATAGAACCATGCAGGAATTACAGTGAATCGGGGTAAGTAGTTCTTCTTGACTTCAACTTTGTTTACACTCTGAAGTTGGCTTCAACATAGAGCAATTCAGGTCCAgtcattctttttcataattCGACTCATTATTTGGCATTCAAATATAATTGcagtttattcaaaatatttcaaaagtaagTTATTTTATTCTCAGAAGCAAAAACCTCTTATTCTATTCACTCATCCCAAGACTAGTTGCATAAACAAtttttctgttcatatcctctggCAGCCAAGGGTCCTATGACTCAGTATACACACAAGAACATGAAGCTGCTTGCTTCACAGAAAATTATGCTTTCAGTTGTAGCTAACCACAGGAAAGGGCCAGGCAGCTGCTGGCTTCTGCCCTTTTTTGATTCTGCCAGACTTCACGTGGTTGATCCACCTCCAAGCCCTCCTATCGCTGAAAGTTATGTCCATAGAAACCTGTTCTTAAAAGCTCCAGTCTTGCTAGTTGTCATGCCTTGGAAGCAGTCTGTTGCCTTAGGTTGGAGACCCTGTGCCTCTTGATGTGCAGAGGCCCAGAGATGCTGCAGCTGTCCCTACCTGTCCTTTCTGTGGGTGAAAATACTGTTAGGGTGGTCCCTGGTCTCTGTTTCTCCCTGCTTTCCTCTCTGGCCCACATGGAGATTGGAGATGCCATGTCAACCCTGGTTCATTTGCCAGGCAGGCTGACTTATTTTCTGTTGGTTCTATTACTCCAGAGATGTACCTTGAATCCAGTCATGTTCTATGAGTTGGAAAGATGTCTTTAGTTGGTGAAACAGGTAGCCACTGGCACAAATAACTATTGCTACCTAGGAATTTGACTGCTAGTTTTCAGAGCTTCCTTCTTCATCTCCTCCTTGCTTCTGATGTCAAACTATATTTTGTTTGACTTTAGTGCTCTTCTCTGAATTGTCTTTTGAGCTGAGGTGGTCCTGGCAACCCCATTCTCCACCAATCTCAGGTTTTATCTCAAATTTTTCAGTTCTCCACAGAGGGAGTTTATACCTTAGCTCTTCATACCATCATGTTTTGACACCTTTTCAACATTTACCTTTGCATTTCAAAAGAatagaacaaaagaagaaagaaaagcaagtatTAAGCTTATTGGCCACAAAATTGATGCTTTGAAATAATTCTGGAGACCTAAAGTTTTCTAAAGGTCCAGAATGTGTTATCTGTGTTTTCTTATGTTCCTATGAAGAAAATATGATTATGCAGGGAGGGAGGATGGTTCTTACATGTGTGTTATAACTTAACCTACACAGTAGAGATGCACATGGGTTGCACATTTTTACCCTTTTAtgtcattgtatatatttttttgctaaGTGTTGTTGAGATTTGTGAAGTTTTCCAGCAGACTGTGAAGCCCTCAGAAGCCATGGAGATGCTGCAGAAAGTGAAGATGATGGTCGTACGTGTGCTCACCATCGTTGCAGGTGGGCTGCTCATATAACAAGTGCTCTGCAATTGccctgtgccagttttcagaacTCAGGTGTCAGAGAGATGAGTATATTGCACTTGAGTTTCTTTTAGAACAAAGCACAGCTGTCTTAGTCTGGCAACCAGGCCTTGAGGGATCTGCCCCTCCCAACCTCATTCCCACCACTGGGCCTCTACTCCAGCCAAATTGAACGGCCCGTTCCTGCGCCTTTGCTGGGTTTTCTGGTCTCTGTCTTTGCTCATGGAATGTGCTTCCCTTGTCTTCTTGACCTAAACTACAGCCGTACTCTGTGGCCTAGAGCTGGGGGTGTCTTGTCC
The sequence above is a segment of the Homo sapiens chromosome 7, GRCh38.p14 Primary Assembly genome. Coding sequences within it:
- the ABCA13 gene encoding ATP-binding cassette sub-family A member 13 isoform X23, producing MGHAGCQFKALLWKNWLCRLRNPVLFLAEFFWPCILFVILTVLRFQEPPRYRDICYLQPRDLPSCGVIPFVQSLLCNTGSRCRNFSYEGSMEHHFRLSRFQTAADPKKVNNLAFLKEIQDLAEEIHGMMDKAKNLKRLWVERSNTPDSSYGSSFFTMDLNKTEEVILKLESLHQQPHIWDFLLLLPRLHTSHDHVEDGMDVAVNLLQTILNSLISLEDLDWLPLNQTFSQVSELVLNVTISTLTFLQQHGVAVTEPVYHLSMQNIVWDPQKVQYDLKSQFGFDDLHTEQILNSSAELKEIPTDTSLEKMVCSVLSSTSEDEAEKWGHVGGCHPKWSEAKNYLVHAVSWLRVYQQVFVQWQQGSLLQKTLTGMGHSLEALRNQFEEESKPWKVVEALHTALLLLNDSLSADGPKDNHTFPKILQHLWKLQSLLQNLPQWPALKRFLQLDGALRNAIAQNLHFVQEVLICLETSANDFKWFELNQLKLEKDVFFWELKQMLAKNAVCPNGRFSEKEVFLPPGNSSIWGGLQGLLCYCNSSETSVLNKLLGSVEDADRILQEVITWHKNMSVLIPEEYLDWQELEMQLSEASLSCTRLFLLLGADPSPENDVFSSDCKHQLVSTVIFHTLEKTQFFLEQAYYWKAFKKFIRKTCEVAQYVNMQESFQNRLLAFPEESPCFEENMDWKMISDNYFQFLNNLLKSPTASISRALNFTKHLLMMEKKLHTLEDEQMNFLLSFVEFFEKLLLPNLFDSSIVPSFHSLPSLTEDILNISSLWTNHLKSLKRDPSATDAQKLLEFGNEVIWKMQTLGSHWIRKEPKNLLRFIELILFEINPKLLELWAYGISKGKRAKLENFFTLLNFSVPENEILSTSFNFSQLFHSDWPKSPAMNIDFVRLSEAIITSLHEFGFLEQEQISEALNTVYAIRNASDLFSALSEPQKQEVDKILTHIHLNVFQDKDSALLLQIYSSFYRYIYELLNIQSRGSSLTFLTQISKHILDIIKQFNFQNISKAFAFLFKTAEVLGGISNVSYCQQLLSIFNFLELQAQSFMSTEGQELEVIHTTLTGLKQLLIIDEDFRISLFQYMSQFFNSSVEDLLDNKCLISDNKHISSVNYSTSEESSFVFPLAQIFSNLSANVSVFNKFMSIHCTVSWLQMWTEIWETISQLFKFDMNVFTSLHHGFTQLLDELEDDVKVSKSCQGILPTHNVARLILNLFKNVTQANDFHNWEDFLDLRDFLVALGNALVSVKKLNLEQVEKSLFTMEAALHQLKTFPFNESTSREFLNSLLEVFIEFSSTSEYIVRNLDSINDFLSNNLTNYGEKFENIITELREAIVFLRNVSHDRDLFSCADIFQNVTECILEDGFLYVNTSQRMLRILDTLNSTFSSENTISSLKGCIVWLDVINHLYLLSNSSFSQGHLQNILGNFRDIENKMNSILKIVTWVLNIKKPLCSSNGSHINCVNIYLKDVTDFLNIVLTTVFEKEKKPKFEILLALLNDSTKQVRMSINNLTTDFDFASQSNWRYFTELILRPIEMSDEIPNQFQNIWLHLITLGKEFQKLVKGIYFNILENNSSSKTENLLNIFATSPKEKDVNSVGNSIYHLASYLAFSLSHDLQNSPKIIISPEIMKATGLGIQLIRDVFNSLMPVVHHTSPQNAGYMQALKKVTSVMRTLKKADIDLLVDQLEQVSVNLMDFFKNISSVGTGNLVVNLLVGLMEKFADSSHSWNVNHLLQLSRLFPKDVVDAVIDVYYVLPHAVRLLQGVPGKNITEGLKDVYSFTLLHGITISNITKEDFAIVIKILLDTIELVSDKPDIISEALACFPVVWCWNHTNSGFRQNSKIDPCNVHGLMSSSFYGKVASILDHFHLSPQGEDSPCSNESSRMEITRKVVCIIHELVDWNSILLELSEVFHVNISLVKTVQKFWHKILPFVPPSINQTRDSISELCPSGSIKQVALQIIEKLKNVNFTKVTSGENILDKLSSLNKILNINEDTETSVQNIISSNLERTVQLISEDWSLEKSTHNLLSLFMMLQNANVTGSSLEALSSFIEKSETPYNFEELWPKFQQIMKDLTQDFRIRHLLSEMNKGIKSINSMALQKITLQFAHFLEILDSPSLKTLEIIEDFLLVTKNWLQEYANEDYSRMIETLFIPVTNESSTEDIALLAKAIATFWGSLKNISRAGNFDVAFLTHLLNQEQLTNFSVVQLLFENILINLINNLAGNSQEAAWNLNDTDLQIMNFINLILNHMQSETSRKTVLSLRSIVDFTEQFLKTFFSLFLKEDSENKISLLLKYFHKDVIAEMSFVPKDKILEILKLDQFLTLMIQDRLMNIFSSLKETIYHLMKSSFILDNGEFYFDTHQGLKFMQDLFNALLRETSMKNKTENNIDFFTVVSQLFFHVNKSEDLFKLNQDLGSALHLVRECSTEMARLLDTILHSPNKDFYALYPTLQEVILANLTDLLFFINNSFPLRNRATLEITKRLVGAISRASEESHVLKPLLEMSGTLVMLLNDSADLRDLATSMDSIVKLLKLVKKVSGKMSTVFKTHFISNTKDSVKFFDTLYSIMQQSVQNLVKEIATLKKIDHFTFEKINDLLVPFLDLAFEMIGVEPYISSNSDIFSMSPSILSYMNQSKDFSDILEEIAEFLTSVKMNLEDMRSLAVAFNNETQTFSMDSVNLREEILGCLVPINNITNQMDFLYPNPISTHSGPQDIKWEIIHEVIPFLDKILSQNSTEIGSFLKMVICLTLEALWKNLKKDNWNVSNVLMTFTQHPNNLLKTIETVLEASSGIKSDYEGDLNKSLYFDTPLSQNITHHQLEKAIHNVLSRIALWRKGLLFNNSEWITSTRTLFQPLFEIFIKATTGKNVTSEKEERTKKEMIDFPYSFKPFFCLEKYLGGLFVLTKYWQQIPLTDQSVVEICEVFQQTVKPSEAMEMLQKVKMMVVRVLTIVAENPSWTKDILCATLSCKQNGIRHLILSAIQGVTLAQDHFQEIEKIWSSPNQLNCESLSKNLSSTLESFKSSLENATGQDCTSQPRLETVQQHLYMLAKSLEETWSSGNPIMTFLSNFTVTEDVKIKDLMKNITKLTEELRSSIQISNETIHSILEANISHSKVLFSALTVALSGKCDQEILHLLLTFPKGEKSWIAAEELCSLPGSKVYSLIVLLSRNLDVRAFIYKTLMPSEANGLLNSLLDIVSSLSALLAKAQHVFEYLPEFLHTFKITALLETLDFQQVSQNVQARSSAFGSFQFVMKMVCKDQASFLSDSNMFINLPRVKELLEDDKEKFNIPEDSTPFCLKLYQEILQLPNGALVWTFLKPILHGKILYTPNTPEINKVIQKANYTFYIVDKLKTLSETLLEMSSLFQRSGSGQMFNQLQEALRNKFVRNFVENQLHIDVDKLTEKLQTYGVLTNICWTHEESQFHEIIHRGA